The following proteins are encoded in a genomic region of Candidatus Dependentiae bacterium:
- a CDS encoding DMT family transporter has translation MILVLILYMLFASTFTFGKMALAYCDPIFFIGARMIIGGLLLLGYQYFFNQKSWKFEKSSMGLYLQIILFHIYFAFIFEFWALQYVASAKACLMYNISPFITALLAYIFFSERLNAQKWLGLLIGCFGLLPILLAGDPLKGRLATLLHTSWPELALLGAVVSSAYGWMVMKKLMHKHHSPVMVNGIGMFGGGVLAFLTSLLVEGVPAITMPAIQSNLNTWALSLFGAYAPVILCFGFMLLLILIANIICYNLYGILLKEYSATFLSFAGFTTPLFAALYDFIFIGDTISSAFIASVVITCVGLYIFYRQELKIYREARSSRQVRQ, from the coding sequence ATGATCTTAGTTTTAATTCTCTATATGCTTTTTGCAAGCACCTTTACCTTTGGTAAAATGGCACTTGCCTATTGCGATCCTATATTTTTTATAGGGGCTCGCATGATCATTGGTGGTTTATTACTGCTCGGCTATCAATATTTTTTTAATCAAAAATCATGGAAGTTTGAAAAAAGCAGCATGGGGCTCTATCTCCAAATAATACTATTCCATATCTATTTTGCCTTCATTTTTGAGTTCTGGGCGTTACAATATGTCGCATCAGCAAAAGCATGTCTCATGTATAATATTTCGCCTTTTATTACGGCATTACTGGCCTATATCTTTTTCTCAGAGCGTCTTAATGCTCAAAAATGGTTAGGACTACTGATCGGTTGTTTTGGATTACTCCCCATTTTATTGGCAGGGGATCCACTCAAAGGTCGCTTGGCAACATTATTGCATACCTCATGGCCTGAATTGGCGTTGCTTGGCGCTGTCGTCTCGTCGGCCTATGGTTGGATGGTCATGAAAAAGCTCATGCATAAACACCATAGCCCGGTCATGGTTAACGGCATTGGCATGTTTGGTGGTGGAGTGTTGGCATTCCTTACCTCGCTGTTAGTTGAAGGAGTACCGGCAATTACTATGCCTGCTATCCAGAGCAATCTTAACACCTGGGCTCTTTCCCTCTTTGGTGCTTATGCTCCCGTGATTTTGTGTTTTGGTTTTATGTTATTACTTATTCTGATTGCCAATATCATTTGCTATAATCTTTACGGCATTTTATTGAAAGAATATTCGGCAACCTTTTTATCGTTTGCAGGGTTTACCACGCCACTTTTTGCGGCGCTCTATGATTTTATCTTCATAGGCGACACCATATCGTCGGCTTTTATTGCTTCAGTAGTTATAACCTGTGTTGGTTTATATATTTTTTATAGACAAGAACTTAAGATCTATAGAGAAGCCAGATCATCAAGACAAGTACGTCAGTAG
- a CDS encoding FAD-binding oxidoreductase, which translates to MNKAHTQDLPFWYFTKDIKPKRLTHSFKTDVVIVGGGMAGISAAQSFRKKGQSVVLLEKHFCGSGATGKSTGFITPDSELDLNHFNRKYGPVRAKQLWEFGMAGSQRIENNIKTYNLTCDYRVQDTLIVANSCRAYKELEEESIIRKQVNYASTLYDDKTIANIIGSTDYYGGIRYGGSFGINPFLYIQGMKDVLIEKGVDVYEEAPVTAVKANSVEVQGVEIQADHIVVCADYATTELGKLNHEVYHVQTFVMASSPLTDAQVHQIFPQEPCMVWDTDLVYQYYRLVQENRLVLGGASMFSTYFPYAQHDDLSIQRKLINYIERKFPQVKFNFQYMWPGLIGVSKDIVPVAGFDPEIPSIYYVAGTAGLPWAAALGNYSAERIVDNNSTMDDFFLPTRPYPLPKFLQYIVGKPITFALSNFISLEMQ; encoded by the coding sequence ATGAATAAAGCACACACGCAAGATTTACCATTCTGGTATTTTACCAAAGATATAAAACCAAAACGATTAACCCATTCATTTAAAACAGATGTTGTCATTGTAGGTGGCGGCATGGCTGGCATTTCTGCGGCGCAAAGTTTTAGAAAAAAAGGGCAATCTGTTGTCTTATTAGAGAAACACTTTTGTGGTTCGGGTGCTACAGGAAAAAGCACTGGTTTTATTACGCCCGATTCCGAACTGGATTTAAATCATTTTAATCGTAAATATGGACCGGTTAGAGCTAAGCAACTCTGGGAGTTTGGCATGGCAGGGTCACAACGTATAGAAAACAATATTAAAACATACAATCTAACGTGTGACTATAGAGTGCAAGATACACTGATTGTGGCCAATTCTTGTAGAGCCTATAAGGAATTAGAAGAAGAAAGCATTATACGCAAGCAGGTTAATTATGCCAGCACCCTTTATGACGATAAAACTATAGCGAATATTATAGGGTCTACTGATTATTATGGCGGTATACGCTATGGAGGGTCATTTGGTATCAATCCTTTTTTATATATACAAGGCATGAAAGATGTTTTGATAGAAAAGGGTGTTGATGTGTATGAAGAAGCTCCCGTTACCGCTGTTAAAGCTAACAGTGTGGAGGTTCAGGGAGTAGAAATTCAGGCAGACCATATCGTTGTATGCGCAGATTATGCAACAACTGAATTAGGAAAATTAAATCATGAAGTCTATCATGTGCAAACATTTGTTATGGCATCATCGCCATTGACCGATGCGCAAGTACATCAAATATTTCCACAAGAACCTTGTATGGTATGGGACACCGATCTGGTTTATCAATACTACCGTCTCGTGCAAGAAAATAGGCTTGTGCTTGGAGGGGCGAGCATGTTTTCCACTTACTTTCCCTATGCCCAGCATGACGATTTGAGTATTCAGCGAAAATTAATAAACTACATAGAGAGAAAATTTCCTCAAGTGAAGTTCAATTTTCAGTACATGTGGCCTGGACTCATTGGCGTGAGCAAAGATATTGTGCCAGTTGCAGGTTTTGATCCTGAGATTCCATCTATTTATTATGTTGCGGGTACAGCGGGCTTACCCTGGGCTGCAGCGCTTGGTAATTATAGTGCAGAACGTATTGTGGATAATAATAGTACCATGGATGATTTCTTTCTGCCAACGCGGCCATATCCGTTACCAAAATTCCTACAATATATCGTTGGTAAACCTATCACTTTTGCTCTTTCTAATTTTATTAGTTTAGAGATGCAATAA
- the proS gene encoding proline--tRNA ligase, with the protein MSSKLPDINTHFSDWYNDVIYQAELADLSPVRGCIVIRPYGFAMWEQVRDRLDKRIKETGHHNASFPLFIPESFLKREAKHVEGFAPEVAVVTHAGGKLLDEPLIVRPTSETMIHFMFAKWMKSWRDLPLKINQWCNVVRWEMRTRPFLRTTEFFWQEGHTAHETLAEAEAEVAMMLREYVDLAENYLAIPVVAGPKPESEKFPGAEKTYTFEGFMPDGKALQMGTSHLLSQSFAVSFEMTFQDREGKLAYPYLTSWGATTRLIGAIVMAHGDQKGLILPPKIAPIQVVIIPIFRNDADKQIVLDAVNKIVMQLKEQNIRVHVDAEEQKTPGAKFYTWELKGVPVRMEIGPRDIASNQAILADRLGMGKKSVSLDTIAQDAAQLLDEVQKQLFQRAFDRRAALWHKEATFAAISKKLSEQNGFYQTGWCRDEACEAPLKTVQASIRCLLQESTFAICFNCDKASLGDILIAKSY; encoded by the coding sequence ATGAGTTCAAAACTTCCTGATATCAATACGCATTTTTCAGATTGGTATAATGATGTTATCTATCAAGCCGAATTAGCTGATCTTTCGCCGGTGAGAGGCTGTATCGTTATTAGACCCTATGGATTTGCGATGTGGGAACAAGTTCGCGATAGACTTGATAAACGCATTAAAGAGACAGGTCATCATAACGCCTCGTTTCCTCTTTTTATTCCAGAATCATTCTTAAAGCGAGAAGCCAAACACGTTGAGGGTTTTGCCCCAGAAGTTGCTGTTGTTACCCATGCGGGCGGCAAGTTACTTGATGAGCCATTAATTGTCAGACCCACTTCTGAAACCATGATTCACTTTATGTTTGCAAAATGGATGAAGTCATGGCGTGATTTACCTCTCAAAATAAATCAATGGTGCAACGTTGTACGTTGGGAAATGCGCACGCGTCCTTTTTTACGTACCACAGAATTTTTTTGGCAAGAAGGGCATACCGCACATGAAACATTAGCTGAAGCGGAAGCTGAAGTAGCAATGATGTTGCGTGAGTATGTTGATTTAGCCGAAAATTATTTAGCTATTCCGGTTGTTGCAGGCCCTAAGCCTGAAAGTGAAAAATTCCCGGGTGCAGAAAAAACCTACACCTTTGAAGGTTTTATGCCCGATGGTAAAGCATTACAAATGGGCACCTCTCATTTGTTGTCTCAAAGTTTTGCCGTATCATTTGAGATGACGTTTCAAGATCGTGAAGGCAAACTTGCCTATCCTTATCTGACTAGTTGGGGCGCTACTACCCGTTTGATTGGTGCTATTGTTATGGCGCATGGCGACCAAAAGGGATTAATTCTTCCTCCTAAAATTGCGCCAATTCAAGTGGTTATTATTCCAATCTTTAGAAATGATGCTGATAAGCAAATCGTGCTTGATGCGGTCAATAAGATTGTCATGCAGCTTAAAGAGCAAAATATTCGTGTGCATGTTGATGCTGAAGAGCAAAAAACACCTGGTGCAAAATTTTATACCTGGGAACTTAAAGGTGTTCCAGTTCGTATGGAAATTGGTCCTCGCGACATTGCAAGCAATCAAGCAATATTAGCCGATCGTCTTGGCATGGGTAAAAAATCAGTTTCCTTAGACACCATCGCGCAAGACGCTGCTCAGCTTCTCGATGAAGTTCAAAAGCAATTATTTCAACGTGCTTTTGACCGCCGCGCTGCATTATGGCACAAAGAAGCAACGTTTGCGGCCATCAGCAAGAAACTATCTGAACAAAATGGTTTCTATCAAACGGGCTGGTGCAGGGATGAGGCATGTGAAGCTCCGCTCAAAACAGTTCAGGCGTCGATTAGATGTCTTCTGCAAGAGTCGACTTTTGCGATATGCTTTAATTGTGACAAAGCAAGCTTGGGTGATATTCTCATAGCAAAATCATATTGA
- a CDS encoding tyrosine-type recombinase/integrase → MSDYLITKFHTYLLTEKRVASNTFSAYKRDIDQFMTYLASRKVTLDSVTIADVKEFLRHMKDTLCLSARSITRKISSLKVLFSYMHEHLGLPNVAEDLIFPKVEKNLPNYLNEQEVQQLLMAANHDQTDIGVRNKVIVYLLYVSGMRVSELINVQLSHLHFDTGFIDVLGKGGKMRMVPVPAPMLTLLQEYLNTVHGTFTKNGSRSTDYLFPIFYAGKIKPITRQAVWVILNQLCKKSGLNRTVFPHQLRHSLATHMFKNGVDLRSLQMLLGHETIATVQIYTHVETSHLRKVYDKKHPRS, encoded by the coding sequence ATGAGTGATTATCTTATAACAAAATTTCATACCTATTTGTTAACAGAAAAACGTGTGGCAAGCAATACGTTTAGTGCTTACAAAAGGGACATTGATCAATTTATGACGTATCTTGCATCGCGCAAGGTGACGTTAGATTCGGTTACTATTGCCGACGTCAAAGAATTCTTGCGTCATATGAAAGATACGCTTTGTTTGAGCGCACGAAGCATAACTAGAAAGATTTCATCGTTAAAAGTATTATTCTCCTACATGCATGAACATCTTGGATTGCCTAATGTAGCAGAGGATTTAATCTTTCCTAAAGTTGAAAAAAATTTACCCAATTATTTGAATGAACAAGAAGTGCAACAGCTTTTAATGGCGGCCAATCACGACCAAACAGATATTGGCGTAAGAAATAAAGTTATTGTGTATCTTCTTTATGTCAGCGGCATGCGGGTGAGCGAATTGATCAATGTTCAATTGTCGCATCTGCATTTTGATACAGGATTTATTGATGTGCTTGGTAAAGGCGGCAAAATGCGTATGGTGCCGGTTCCAGCACCGATGTTGACGTTGTTGCAAGAGTACCTTAATACCGTACACGGTACCTTTACTAAAAATGGCAGTCGTTCAACTGATTATTTGTTTCCTATTTTTTATGCAGGGAAAATAAAGCCAATTACGCGTCAAGCAGTATGGGTTATTTTAAATCAACTGTGCAAAAAAAGTGGGCTTAATCGTACCGTTTTCCCGCACCAATTGCGTCATTCATTAGCAACGCATATGTTTAAAAATGGCGTTGACTTGCGTTCACTCCAAATGTTACTCGGGCACGAAACCATTGCCACGGTACAGATTTATACGCATGTTGAGACGAGCCATTTACGCAAAGTGTATGATAAAAAACACCCTCGTTCGTAG
- a CDS encoding ankyrin repeat domain-containing protein: MKKYLYFMAIFAISFSWHPIRAMNESETKSAYEQIMPQPLIQAVQHGDAHLVLKLINEGALVNAPNDQGATALMLAAYNGDAILVKLLLDAQADMNAITNDGNTALIMAAQNNSTDENNDTTVIQLLLSSGADVNAQDDTGFTALMLAVRNNDLATAQMLIHAGAQINKFFSEGNTLLIEAINNGSIEMAELLTRFTHQGDIVNVPSMDNQTALMTAANHGLTNLVELLLSRDAHVNAQANNGDTPLMLAGYNNDIVTAGILLNAGAEVNSTDSQGYTVLMQAVQAGYFDMALLLLRYGSSINTVNPIHHNITALMLAAKNGNGLLLNLLLDLGAEIDATTVCNHTALMFASANNHELAVKILLNAGADATKTNHQGYTALMLTKNMKIQQILMDNLIIKHGIFIQKDKERYQTALTTIFDKVPFLMKKNIALSPYILERMSEFCWNKKDAQARIELRRSSQNPSTNSSTNCAAAAFPAISRGSSASTPQSSSSSSSSSSSSSYSSSNIQSNERGEDFIDEYENAETIEAIRRSLEYSHSEEKKN; the protein is encoded by the coding sequence ATGAAAAAATATCTATATTTTATGGCGATTTTCGCTATTTCTTTTTCCTGGCATCCTATTAGAGCTATGAACGAATCTGAAACAAAGTCTGCTTATGAGCAAATCATGCCACAACCTTTAATTCAAGCAGTTCAACATGGCGATGCACATCTGGTGCTAAAATTAATTAACGAAGGAGCGCTAGTAAATGCTCCAAACGATCAAGGTGCAACAGCCCTCATGCTTGCTGCTTATAATGGCGACGCAATATTAGTAAAATTATTACTTGATGCGCAAGCAGATATGAATGCAATAACCAACGATGGCAACACCGCCCTGATTATGGCGGCTCAAAACAATAGTACTGATGAAAATAACGATACTACCGTAATACAACTACTACTTTCTTCTGGCGCTGATGTTAATGCGCAGGACGATACTGGTTTTACAGCTCTTATGCTTGCGGTACGGAATAATGATTTAGCAACCGCTCAAATGTTAATACATGCAGGTGCCCAGATCAATAAGTTTTTCTCTGAAGGCAATACGTTACTGATAGAAGCCATTAATAATGGCTCTATTGAAATGGCAGAATTACTAACCAGATTTACCCATCAAGGTGATATAGTTAATGTACCAAGTATGGATAATCAAACAGCACTCATGACTGCTGCAAATCATGGTCTTACTAACCTTGTAGAACTCTTGCTTTCTCGAGACGCTCACGTTAACGCACAAGCAAATAATGGTGATACGCCACTTATGTTAGCAGGTTATAATAATGATATCGTAACTGCCGGCATTCTCTTAAATGCTGGCGCTGAAGTTAATAGTACTGATTCTCAAGGCTACACGGTGCTCATGCAAGCAGTACAGGCAGGATATTTTGATATGGCACTTTTATTGCTGCGTTATGGCTCATCAATCAATACCGTAAATCCAATCCATCATAATATAACAGCGCTTATGCTTGCTGCAAAAAATGGCAATGGGCTACTCTTAAATCTTTTGCTAGATCTAGGAGCAGAAATAGATGCGACAACAGTTTGTAACCATACGGCATTAATGTTTGCTAGTGCAAACAACCACGAACTAGCAGTAAAAATATTATTAAACGCAGGCGCAGATGCAACAAAAACTAATCACCAAGGATACACCGCATTAATGCTTACAAAAAATATGAAGATTCAACAAATACTTATGGATAATTTAATAATCAAGCATGGTATTTTTATTCAAAAAGATAAAGAGCGCTATCAAACAGCTCTTACTACCATTTTTGATAAAGTTCCTTTTCTTATGAAAAAAAACATAGCACTTTCACCTTATATACTAGAACGAATGAGTGAATTTTGCTGGAATAAAAAAGACGCACAAGCAAGAATAGAACTAAGAAGATCGTCACAGAATCCTTCCACAAATTCCTCTACCAATTGCGCAGCTGCAGCATTTCCAGCTATAAGTAGAGGCTCTAGTGCTTCAACTCCACAATCATCATCATCATCATCATCTTCTTCTTCTTCCTCTTCATATTCTTCTTCAAACATTCAATCGAATGAAAGAGGTGAAGATTTTATCGATGAGTACGAAAATGCTGAAACAATCGAAGCTATAAGAAGATCTCTTGAATATAGTCACTCAGAAGAAAAAAAGAATTAA
- a CDS encoding DUF1328 domain-containing protein translates to MLLTLIGLFFLAAFITGALIFSGLVVAAVAGIVYILFYVFLILFILSLLSFLIKIL, encoded by the coding sequence ATGTTATTAACATTAATAGGTTTATTTTTTCTTGCTGCCTTTATTACGGGTGCATTAATTTTTAGCGGCTTAGTGGTGGCGGCAGTTGCAGGCATTGTGTATATATTATTCTATGTATTTTTGATTCTTTTTATTTTATCATTACTTTCATTTTTAATAAAAATACTATGA
- a CDS encoding DUF1328 domain-containing protein encodes MLNWVLTFFIFALIAGLLGFSGIELISLDIARILFVIFLVLFAVSVLMHVLRGRDPLP; translated from the coding sequence ATGTTAAATTGGGTATTAACGTTTTTTATCTTCGCTTTGATTGCGGGATTATTAGGGTTTAGCGGTATTGAGCTTATATCACTTGATATTGCTCGCATTCTTTTTGTTATTTTCTTAGTGCTATTCGCCGTTTCGGTATTGATGCACGTATTGCGTGGTAGAGACCCGTTACCTTAA
- a CDS encoding ankyrin repeat domain-containing protein translates to MKNRFKLGMLIGLLVAGSGVVAMKQGDQVILTEREAEVYRNLLNNCSNKHQALVAATRHLGVVRKLIEDKADVNCKNTNKGWEGWTALHNVAFCYHGERHQAESIESVVVVNELVKAKADMDIKNKQGTSPLYYATQSTHSTDIAIALVNANADVNAEGSSEDSLLEVAVSRNKEMVPYLIKAGAIIRQACWTEKDGLVKQEYGNSLSQEYRDTIRAVLTKEVVVDGEYKAQKRSVLPLPTSGGHIALFDLVNQYTGAYVDNNKMPTLKQINIVQEYKYTLRQKPNQRRKTRELDAASDTCCNMQ, encoded by the coding sequence ATGAAGAATAGATTTAAATTAGGAATGTTAATTGGGCTACTGGTAGCTGGGAGTGGTGTTGTCGCTATGAAGCAAGGTGATCAAGTAATACTTACAGAAAGAGAAGCTGAAGTATACCGAAATTTACTGAATAATTGTAGCAACAAGCATCAAGCTCTTGTTGCTGCAACTCGTCATCTAGGCGTTGTACGAAAACTCATTGAAGATAAAGCTGATGTGAACTGTAAAAATACAAATAAGGGCTGGGAGGGCTGGACAGCATTGCATAATGTTGCTTTTTGTTATCATGGCGAGAGGCATCAGGCAGAGTCAATAGAGTCAGTGGTAGTGGTTAATGAACTTGTTAAAGCTAAAGCTGATATGGATATCAAAAACAAGCAGGGCACTTCTCCATTATATTATGCTACTCAAAGTACTCATAGTACGGACATAGCTATTGCACTTGTTAATGCTAATGCTGATGTGAATGCCGAAGGTTCTTCCGAAGATTCTTTATTGGAGGTTGCTGTTAGTAGAAATAAGGAAATGGTTCCTTATCTCATTAAAGCCGGTGCGATTATTAGGCAAGCATGCTGGACTGAAAAAGATGGATTAGTCAAACAAGAGTATGGCAACTCATTGAGTCAAGAGTATAGGGATACGATAAGAGCTGTCCTAACAAAAGAAGTTGTAGTTGATGGTGAGTATAAAGCGCAAAAACGTTCAGTATTACCATTGCCTACCAGTGGTGGCCATATTGCACTATTTGATCTTGTTAATCAATATACTGGTGCATACGTTGATAATAATAAAATGCCTACACTAAAACAAATCAATATAGTGCAGGAATATAAGTATACACTACGGCAAAAGCCTAACCAACGACGTAAGACTAGAGAACTCGACGCTGCTTCAGATACATGCTGTAATATGCAATAA